The following are encoded in a window of Ruminiclostridium herbifermentans genomic DNA:
- the pgsA gene encoding CDP-diacylglycerol--glycerol-3-phosphate 3-phosphatidyltransferase, producing MNLPNKITVSRIILVPLLMIFMIPIPDATVNFPLLKFLKDEMLAFNRFVNGTGNYIAAFIFILAASTDGVDGYIARKHKLVTALGKFLDPIADKLLITAALIALVQNEVITGWAAMIIISRELLVTGFRSIAAAEGQVIAANKSGKVKMVLQTVAVSVCLLENWPFSLITDIPIGAYLMFLAVIVTIYSGIDFFVKNGKILRSGNK from the coding sequence ATGAATTTACCAAATAAAATCACAGTGTCTAGGATAATATTAGTGCCATTATTAATGATTTTTATGATACCAATTCCTGATGCTACAGTGAATTTTCCTTTGCTAAAGTTTCTTAAGGATGAAATGCTAGCTTTTAATAGATTTGTTAATGGAACAGGAAATTATATTGCTGCATTTATTTTTATTTTGGCGGCAAGCACCGATGGAGTAGATGGCTATATAGCACGAAAACATAAACTTGTAACAGCTCTGGGAAAATTTCTTGATCCTATTGCAGATAAGTTGTTGATTACGGCAGCTTTAATAGCATTAGTTCAAAATGAAGTAATAACTGGTTGGGCAGCAATGATAATCATATCTAGAGAATTGCTGGTTACAGGATTCCGTTCTATAGCAGCAGCTGAGGGACAGGTTATTGCTGCTAATAAGTCTGGTAAAGTAAAGATGGTTTTACAAACAGTAGCTGTATCAGTGTGTTTACTTGAAAACTGGCCGTTTTCATTGATAACAGATATACCTATTGGGGCTTATTTAATGTTTTTAGCAGTTATAGTAACTATTTATTCAGGGATTGATTTCTTTGTAAAGAATGGAAAAATATTAAGATCGGGTAATAAATAA
- the murJ gene encoding murein biosynthesis integral membrane protein MurJ yields MNSKNKKITGAAIIVMTSIVVSRITGYLRTILINNLLTASQSDALMAAFKTTDLMYNLLIGGAIAAAVIPVLSGYLAKNEEEDGWKAVGTFINVIFIAMIVLCILGVIFAPTVVSITALGFYGEKRELTIQLTRVLFPSVAFMMLAGLTNGVLNSYQRFAAAAYGPSIYNLGVALSIFVLSRFGVKYVAYGILASAVMYFIIQISFAFPNFKYYRPKILWKHQGFRRLFKLAIPSLLASAIVQVNLIITQRFTSLYDLDGGITAYGNANDLWQLPYGVFAMGLGTALLPTLSEKLALKKLDEFKDILNNAFRTILYLIIPSAVGCIVLAKPLISVVYKWSQEIGFERISLAGEILIMFSAAMIAQSMLAILTRAFYANNDTKTPLYIGVLSMVLNYLFCTIFFEVTDLGVAGMALSYSMISVVYMIIMMSVLTKKMNGMQWTKLIKYSGKLTAAAVIMGIVIFFMNRLISIDFLQEFSIQQKLLEILILGVEIALGVLVYFAATMLLKVNEAIMFKDRIFNRINSIFNRLKG; encoded by the coding sequence TTGAATTCAAAAAATAAAAAAATAACAGGTGCTGCCATAATAGTGATGACATCTATTGTTGTCAGTAGAATTACAGGCTACCTGAGAACTATACTAATAAATAATTTACTTACAGCTTCACAGTCGGATGCTTTAATGGCTGCATTCAAAACTACAGACTTGATGTACAATTTACTTATTGGAGGTGCCATTGCGGCAGCAGTTATACCTGTATTATCAGGATATTTAGCAAAGAATGAAGAAGAGGATGGCTGGAAGGCAGTAGGTACATTTATAAATGTTATATTTATAGCAATGATTGTACTTTGTATTTTGGGTGTTATTTTTGCGCCGACGGTAGTTTCAATTACCGCCTTAGGCTTTTATGGAGAGAAGAGAGAACTAACAATACAATTGACAAGAGTACTTTTTCCGTCAGTTGCTTTTATGATGCTGGCAGGGCTAACAAATGGGGTGCTAAATTCATATCAGCGTTTTGCAGCAGCAGCTTATGGTCCTTCAATATACAATCTTGGGGTAGCACTAAGTATATTTGTCTTGAGTAGATTTGGAGTTAAGTATGTTGCTTATGGAATTCTTGCTAGTGCTGTTATGTACTTTATAATTCAGATTTCCTTTGCTTTTCCAAATTTCAAATATTATAGACCTAAAATTTTATGGAAACATCAGGGTTTCAGAAGATTATTCAAGCTTGCAATTCCATCCTTGCTTGCCTCTGCAATTGTACAAGTTAACCTTATAATTACCCAACGTTTTACTTCTCTATATGATTTAGATGGAGGTATAACTGCCTACGGTAATGCAAATGATTTGTGGCAGCTACCATATGGTGTTTTTGCTATGGGTTTAGGTACGGCACTGCTTCCTACATTATCTGAAAAGCTAGCACTAAAAAAATTAGATGAATTTAAAGATATTTTAAATAATGCATTTAGAACAATTCTCTATTTGATAATTCCATCTGCGGTAGGTTGCATTGTGCTTGCTAAGCCATTAATTAGTGTTGTTTATAAATGGTCTCAAGAAATTGGCTTTGAGAGAATATCTCTTGCAGGTGAAATTCTGATTATGTTTTCTGCTGCAATGATAGCACAATCTATGCTTGCAATCCTTACGAGAGCTTTTTATGCTAATAATGATACAAAAACTCCACTATATATAGGTGTTTTATCAATGGTATTAAATTATTTGTTCTGCACTATATTTTTTGAAGTAACGGATTTGGGTGTTGCAGGTATGGCTTTATCTTACTCAATGATAAGTGTAGTGTATATGATTATTATGATGAGTGTACTTACGAAGAAAATGAATGGAATGCAGTGGACGAAGCTTATAAAGTACTCTGGAAAGCTTACTGCGGCAGCAGTAATAATGGGCATTGTTATTTTCTTTATGAATAGACTGATTTCTATAGACTTTTTACAGGAATTCTCAATTCAGCAAAAGTTATTAGAAATTCTTATATTAGGTGTTGAGATTGCATTAGGTGTTCTTGTTTATTTTGCTGCAACAATGCTATTGAAAGTAAATGAAGCTATTATGTTTAAAGACAGAATATTTAATAGAATAAATAGTATATTTAATAGGTTAAAGGGGTAA
- a CDS encoding regulatory protein RecX — MIITSIEVNKNISSMAEVFVDDTISFCLPQKRIKALDLYKGKDITPETLEFIMDYEVLDAAKSCAVKFLSFKLRTASEVYQKLFELGYKEEIINKVIDSLIEIDYINDYKYAIKYIREKTKLQPKSIKMLSMELSYKGIAEETIEQAFNEINLDEDSIAYKLLEKKFSKIISYNEKTFDEKTLQKMKSFLANRGFSYSQISRVMSKFLPDEYFEDC; from the coding sequence GTGATTATCACATCTATAGAAGTAAATAAGAATATTTCCTCTATGGCTGAAGTGTTTGTTGATGACACCATTTCCTTTTGCTTGCCGCAAAAACGTATTAAAGCTTTAGACCTATATAAAGGAAAGGATATTACGCCAGAGACATTAGAATTTATTATGGATTATGAGGTACTAGATGCAGCAAAATCATGTGCTGTTAAGTTTCTTTCCTTTAAACTTAGGACAGCAAGTGAGGTATATCAAAAGCTTTTTGAACTTGGATATAAAGAAGAGATAATTAATAAAGTTATAGATTCCTTGATTGAGATAGATTATATAAATGATTATAAATATGCTATCAAATACATAAGGGAGAAAACTAAGCTTCAGCCAAAGTCTATAAAAATGTTATCAATGGAATTAAGCTATAAGGGAATTGCTGAAGAAACAATAGAACAGGCTTTCAATGAAATTAATTTAGATGAAGATAGTATAGCTTATAAGCTTTTAGAGAAGAAATTTTCAAAAATAATCTCCTATAATGAAAAAACTTTTGATGAAAAAACTCTTCAAAAAATGAAGTCTTTTTTAGCAAATAGAGGATTCAGTTATTCACAAATATCTAGAGTGATGAGTAAATTTCTACCAGATGAATACTTTGAAGATTGCTAA
- the recA gene encoding recombinase RecA has protein sequence MLEKKKALEMALGQIEKQFGKGSVMKLGENAHMNVECIPTGSLSLDIALGIGGVPRGRIVEIYGPESSGKTTVALHMIAEAQKMGGEAAFIDAEHALDPKYAKNLGVDIENLIVSQPDTGEQALEIAEALVRSGAIDIIVVDSVAALVPKAEIDGEMGDSHVGLQARLMSQALRKLAGIISKSRTTAIFINQLREKVGVMFGNPEVTPGGRALKFYSSVRLDVRRVESLKQGNEVVGNRTRVKVVKNKIAPPFKEAEFDIVYGEGISKVGSILDIAVSMDIVNKSGAWFSYNGQRIGQGRENSKQYLKENPAICAEIEKMVRSNISSTVQTEQVDDIEEEFDENDEI, from the coding sequence ATGTTAGAAAAGAAAAAAGCGTTAGAAATGGCTCTTGGTCAAATCGAAAAACAATTTGGAAAAGGTTCAGTTATGAAATTGGGAGAGAATGCTCATATGAATGTGGAATGTATCCCTACTGGTTCATTGAGCCTTGATATTGCACTTGGAATTGGAGGAGTGCCTAGGGGAAGAATTGTTGAGATTTATGGGCCGGAATCCTCTGGTAAGACCACTGTTGCACTTCATATGATTGCTGAAGCTCAAAAGATGGGTGGAGAGGCTGCATTTATTGATGCTGAACATGCTCTTGATCCTAAGTATGCCAAGAATCTTGGAGTTGATATAGAAAATTTGATTGTGTCTCAGCCAGACACAGGTGAACAGGCGTTGGAAATTGCAGAAGCACTTGTTAGAAGTGGTGCTATAGACATTATTGTTGTTGACTCAGTTGCAGCCTTAGTTCCTAAAGCTGAGATAGACGGAGAAATGGGAGATTCTCATGTTGGATTGCAAGCTAGGCTGATGTCCCAGGCACTTCGTAAACTTGCTGGTATAATAAGTAAATCCAGAACAACTGCTATATTTATTAACCAGCTACGTGAAAAAGTAGGTGTTATGTTTGGAAATCCTGAGGTGACACCTGGGGGCAGGGCTTTAAAATTCTATTCATCTGTTCGTCTTGATGTTAGAAGAGTAGAATCTTTAAAACAAGGAAACGAAGTAGTAGGTAATAGAACTAGGGTTAAAGTAGTTAAGAACAAGATTGCTCCACCATTTAAAGAAGCGGAGTTTGATATTGTTTATGGTGAAGGTATATCAAAAGTAGGCAGCATACTTGATATTGCTGTAAGTATGGATATTGTAAACAAGAGCGGTGCTTGGTTTTCATATAATGGACAACGTATAGGTCAAGGAAGGGAAAATTCAAAGCAATATTTAAAAGAGAACCCAGCTATTTGTGCTGAGATTGAAAAAATGGTAAGAAGCAATATTTCTTCCACTGTTCAGACCGAGCAGGTAGATGATATAGAAGAAGAATTTGATGAAAATGACGAAATATAA
- the fapR gene encoding transcription factor FapR, with translation MSRPSSQKQQRQMTLLEKIKYDPFLTDEELADFFKVSVPTIRLDRLELGIPELRERIKNVAESNQEKLKSIEGKELIGELIDLQLGLSAISLMETNDTMAFEKTRIVRGNYIYSLAETLAIAVIDAQVALVGVANIKYKIPVYSGAKIVAKAEVKKSKGSRFVVWVKIYEKNIEVFRGKFILVTIDKNNIKS, from the coding sequence TTGAGTAGACCATCATCACAGAAACAACAAAGGCAGATGACCCTCCTTGAAAAGATCAAATACGATCCATTTTTAACAGATGAAGAATTGGCCGATTTTTTTAAGGTAAGCGTACCAACGATAAGACTAGATAGGCTTGAGTTGGGAATTCCAGAACTTAGGGAGAGAATAAAAAATGTTGCAGAAAGTAATCAAGAAAAGCTAAAGTCTATTGAAGGTAAAGAATTGATAGGTGAGTTAATTGATTTGCAGCTGGGATTAAGTGCAATATCTTTAATGGAAACAAATGATACTATGGCTTTTGAGAAAACACGAATTGTAAGAGGTAATTATATTTATTCATTAGCAGAAACTCTTGCTATAGCAGTAATAGATGCACAGGTGGCACTTGTGGGTGTTGCTAACATAAAATATAAGATCCCTGTATACTCAGGAGCAAAAATAGTTGCGAAGGCAGAGGTAAAGAAAAGTAAAGGTAGTAGATTTGTTGTTTGGGTTAAAATATATGAAAAAAATATAGAGGTATTTAGAGGGAAATTTATCTTAGTTACTATAGATAAGAATAATATAAAGTCATAA
- the rimO gene encoding 30S ribosomal protein S12 methylthiotransferase RimO — protein sequence MKKKIGVVSLGCPKNLVDSEIMLGLLSKADYEIVNDKEQANILIVNTCGFIESAQQESINTILEMAEEKKRNCEILIVTGCMAERYKELILEQIPEVDAVLGTGNYEEIADTIKKAYKGEKTVSYGRLEDVDYLDRERIISSSKQSVYLKISEGCDNRCTYCIIPYLRGRYRSRKMDALINEAELLAKHGAKELVLVAQDTTRYGIDIYGRKMLPELIQKLSKIEGIEWIRLLYCYPEEIDDQLIQEIASNPKVCKYIDIPIQHASDRILKLMGRRGDISDIRTALYKLRENVKDIVIRTTLIVGFPGETDEDFEQLISFVDEFKFDRLGVFTYSKEEGTPAAKMKNQINKKIKLKRQKAVLDLQNTISKEINNNRIGKIYKAIVDGIADDGIFYYGRTYAEAPEIDGLIYFTSIEPLTIGNFVDVRILNAEEYDLIGEVINEFTK from the coding sequence GTGAAAAAAAAAATTGGCGTTGTTTCTTTAGGATGTCCTAAAAATTTAGTAGATAGTGAAATAATGCTTGGTTTACTATCAAAAGCAGACTATGAAATTGTTAATGATAAAGAACAAGCAAATATTTTGATAGTAAACACCTGTGGATTTATAGAATCTGCACAGCAGGAATCAATAAATACTATTTTAGAGATGGCAGAGGAAAAGAAAAGAAATTGTGAGATACTGATAGTTACAGGCTGTATGGCTGAAAGATATAAAGAACTTATATTAGAACAAATACCAGAGGTTGATGCAGTACTTGGTACTGGTAACTATGAAGAAATAGCAGACACAATAAAAAAAGCATATAAAGGTGAAAAAACTGTATCCTACGGAAGACTTGAAGATGTAGATTATCTTGATAGAGAGCGTATTATTTCCTCTAGCAAGCAATCGGTTTATCTGAAAATATCTGAAGGCTGCGACAATAGATGCACATATTGCATCATTCCATATTTGAGAGGCAGATACAGAAGCAGAAAAATGGATGCTTTAATAAATGAAGCTGAGTTATTAGCAAAACATGGAGCTAAGGAACTTGTACTAGTAGCACAAGACACAACTAGATATGGAATAGATATATATGGCAGAAAAATGCTGCCTGAGCTTATTCAGAAGTTATCAAAAATTGAAGGTATTGAATGGATACGCTTGTTATATTGCTATCCAGAGGAGATTGATGATCAATTAATACAAGAGATAGCTTCAAATCCAAAAGTTTGTAAGTATATAGACATACCTATACAGCATGCATCTGATAGAATATTGAAGCTTATGGGACGTCGTGGAGATATTTCCGATATTCGTACTGCTCTATACAAGCTTAGAGAGAATGTAAAGGATATTGTTATAAGAACAACTTTAATAGTAGGATTTCCTGGTGAAACTGATGAGGATTTTGAGCAATTAATTAGCTTTGTAGATGAATTTAAGTTTGATAGGTTGGGTGTGTTTACTTATTCAAAAGAAGAGGGCACTCCAGCTGCAAAAATGAAAAATCAAATAAATAAAAAAATAAAACTAAAGAGACAAAAAGCAGTATTAGATCTTCAAAATACTATTAGTAAGGAAATAAACAATAATAGAATAGGGAAAATATATAAAGCTATTGTTGACGGAATTGCTGATGATGGTATATTCTATTATGGACGTACTTATGCAGAAGCCCCTGAGATTGATGGGTTAATTTATTTTACAAGCATTGAACCGCTTACGATAGGAAACTTTGTTGATGTAAGGATATTAAATGCTGAAGAATATGATTTGATAGGAGAGGTCATAAATGAATTTACCAAATAA
- a CDS encoding ACT domain-containing protein, with the protein MLVQQISVFLENKSGRLAEVTRTLASNNIDICALSIADTTDFGILRLIVNKPQDAEKALSDNGFTVSCTDVIAIAVEDKPGGLAFVLEILQDNAISIEYMYAFVGKTGNEAFVILRVENPEDALRTLTNCDIKIIPSEKIYCNVK; encoded by the coding sequence ATGCTTGTACAACAAATTTCTGTTTTTTTGGAAAACAAATCAGGACGTTTGGCAGAAGTTACTAGAACATTAGCAAGCAACAACATAGACATATGTGCATTGTCAATAGCTGATACTACAGATTTTGGTATTCTCAGACTTATTGTTAACAAACCTCAAGATGCTGAGAAGGCATTGAGTGATAACGGGTTTACAGTTAGCTGCACTGATGTAATTGCAATTGCTGTTGAGGATAAGCCGGGAGGATTGGCATTTGTATTGGAAATATTGCAGGATAATGCAATTAGCATAGAATATATGTATGCTTTTGTTGGAAAGACCGGTAATGAAGCATTTGTTATTTTGAGAGTAGAAAATCCTGAAGATGCATTAAGAACTCTTACAAATTGTGATATTAAAATTATTCCTAGTGAAAAAATATATTGTAACGTAAAATAA
- the fabD gene encoding ACP S-malonyltransferase, which yields MGKIAFIFPGQGAQYVGMGKEIADEYKSADDIFNEATAALGFDIKEMIFSSDDETLKITENTQPTILTTSIACMQPLLEKGIKPDYVAGLSLGEYAAHVAAGTISFSDAVKVVRKRGKYMQEAVPVGVGAMSVIMGLDNDIVIECCKEASQLGVVEATNYNCPGQIAIAGEKAAVEKASELCKEKGAKRTVLLPVSAPFHCSLLKPAGEKLAAELENITLNDIQIPVLTNVTAECITDKSVVKDLLVNQVSKSVLWENCIRTMIDKGVDTFIEIGPGKVLSGFVKKINKDVIALNVEDLESLNKTLEALA from the coding sequence ATGGGGAAAATTGCATTTATTTTTCCAGGCCAGGGTGCTCAATATGTGGGCATGGGTAAGGAAATAGCTGATGAATACAAAAGTGCAGATGACATTTTTAATGAGGCAACAGCTGCTTTGGGATTTGATATTAAAGAAATGATTTTTAGCAGCGATGATGAAACTTTAAAGATTACTGAAAATACTCAGCCTACAATTCTTACTACAAGTATAGCATGTATGCAGCCTCTGCTTGAAAAAGGAATCAAGCCTGACTATGTAGCAGGTTTAAGCTTAGGTGAATATGCAGCTCATGTTGCTGCTGGTACTATTAGTTTTTCTGATGCCGTAAAGGTTGTAAGAAAAAGAGGGAAATATATGCAAGAAGCCGTACCAGTAGGTGTTGGTGCTATGTCAGTAATTATGGGGCTTGATAACGATATTGTAATTGAATGTTGTAAAGAAGCTTCACAATTAGGAGTTGTTGAAGCAACAAATTACAACTGCCCTGGACAGATAGCAATTGCCGGTGAAAAAGCTGCAGTTGAGAAAGCTAGTGAATTATGCAAAGAAAAGGGTGCAAAAAGAACTGTCCTTTTACCAGTAAGTGCACCATTTCATTGCAGTTTATTAAAACCTGCAGGAGAAAAGTTGGCTGCAGAACTAGAAAATATCACTCTTAATGATATTCAAATTCCCGTATTAACAAATGTTACAGCTGAATGTATAACTGATAAGAGTGTTGTTAAGGATTTGCTAGTAAATCAAGTTAGTAAATCTGTACTTTGGGAAAATTGTATAAGAACTATGATTGACAAAGGCGTTGATACATTTATTGAGATAGGTCCTGGCAAAGTTCTAAGCGGTTTTGTTAAGAAAATTAACAAGGATGTTATCGCATTAAATGTTGAAGACTTAGAAAGCTTGAATAAGACATTAGAAGCTTTAGCATAA
- a CDS encoding competence/damage-inducible protein A produces MKAEILAVGTELLMGQISNTNAQYISSKLPDVGIGVYYHSVVGDNPNRLKESLKTALERCDVVITTGGLGPTQDDLTKETIAGVFGKRLVLHEESLTSIKNFFNKIGRQMTQNNEKQAYMPEDSIILKNNNGTAPGCIIGQGSKVVVMLPGPPSEMKPMFDDYVMPYFKNKSEFLIESKFLRVFGIGESAMETLIIDLIDGQTNPTIATYAKEGEVTLRVSAKVKVGEDSEKILKPVIDEIKKRAGDCLYSDRNQNLDSLVANLLLEKNITIATAESCTGGLVAETLTNFPGISKVFIGGVVTYANEAKEEILGVNKQTLEKFGAVSRETAAEMAEGVRKRLNTNIGISITGIAGPDGGTAEKPVGLVYIGLSSESGTITKELRLSGNRNRIRTVTALHAFDMIRRHILGLKIEIGGQK; encoded by the coding sequence ATGAAAGCAGAAATTTTAGCAGTTGGAACAGAGCTGCTTATGGGTCAGATATCAAATACTAATGCACAATATATATCTTCAAAATTACCTGACGTTGGTATAGGAGTATACTATCACAGTGTTGTTGGAGATAATCCTAATAGATTGAAAGAAAGCCTAAAAACAGCATTGGAAAGATGTGATGTTGTAATTACAACGGGTGGACTTGGGCCTACTCAAGATGACTTGACAAAAGAGACAATTGCCGGTGTATTTGGCAAAAGGCTTGTTTTACATGAGGAGAGTTTAACTTCTATCAAGAACTTTTTTAACAAGATTGGAAGGCAAATGACTCAAAATAATGAAAAGCAAGCTTATATGCCTGAAGACAGTATTATACTGAAAAATAATAATGGTACTGCTCCAGGATGCATTATTGGACAAGGTTCTAAGGTTGTTGTTATGTTGCCTGGTCCCCCATCTGAAATGAAACCTATGTTCGACGATTATGTAATGCCGTATTTCAAAAACAAGAGTGAATTCTTAATTGAGTCGAAGTTTTTAAGAGTGTTTGGTATTGGTGAATCCGCAATGGAAACACTTATTATAGATTTAATTGATGGGCAGACTAATCCTACAATTGCAACATATGCAAAAGAAGGTGAAGTTACATTAAGAGTATCTGCAAAAGTAAAAGTTGGTGAAGATTCTGAAAAAATATTAAAGCCAGTTATAGATGAAATTAAGAAAAGAGCTGGTGACTGTCTGTATTCAGATAGAAACCAAAATCTTGACTCATTGGTAGCAAACCTTCTTTTAGAAAAAAATATTACTATTGCTACCGCTGAATCATGTACTGGTGGCCTTGTCGCTGAGACGCTTACAAATTTCCCTGGAATATCGAAGGTCTTTATTGGTGGAGTTGTAACCTATGCAAACGAGGCAAAAGAAGAAATTTTAGGTGTGAATAAGCAAACTTTAGAAAAGTTTGGAGCTGTCAGCCGAGAAACAGCAGCTGAAATGGCAGAGGGAGTTAGGAAAAGGTTAAACACCAACATAGGAATTTCAATAACAGGAATAGCAGGACCTGATGGAGGTACTGCTGAAAAACCTGTGGGATTAGTATATATAGGACTTTCTTCTGAAAGTGGTACTATAACAAAGGAACTCAGACTTTCAGGAAATAGAAATCGAATTCGTACTGTTACAGCTTTACATGCTTTTGACATGATAAGAAGACATATTTTGGGCTTAAAGATTGAGATAGGCGGACAAAAATAA
- a CDS encoding beta-ketoacyl-ACP synthase III, which translates to MMKLDKSVGIIGTGSYLPEKVLTNFDLEKMVDTSNEWIIKRTGISERRILAEDEPSYAMAVEAAKRAIENANLKAEDIDLIVYATITNDYHTPSAGCIVQAAIGANNATAFDVNAACTGFIYALTIAQQFISSGMYKHALVIGCEALSKIVDWNDRNTCVLFGDGAGAVVLSEVEQGYGILNSFLGSDGSSAMVLNAPSLYISQEDKEKRQNNKLNSLWMDGTEVFKFAVKAMSSATLKVLEDLNMSIDDLQHIFPHQANTRIIDGAIKKLGVTDDKLYYVIQKYGNISSASIPVALDEANREGRLKTDDNLVLVGFGGGLTWGSIALKWI; encoded by the coding sequence ATGATGAAATTAGATAAAAGTGTCGGAATAATTGGAACAGGTAGCTATTTACCTGAAAAAGTGCTTACTAATTTTGATTTAGAAAAAATGGTTGATACATCAAATGAATGGATTATAAAGAGAACAGGAATCTCTGAAAGAAGAATTTTGGCTGAAGATGAACCATCTTATGCAATGGCTGTTGAAGCAGCAAAGAGAGCTATTGAAAATGCTAACTTAAAAGCAGAAGATATTGACTTGATTGTATATGCAACTATTACTAATGACTACCATACTCCATCAGCAGGATGCATTGTTCAAGCTGCTATTGGTGCAAACAATGCTACAGCATTTGACGTAAATGCTGCGTGTACAGGATTTATTTATGCTTTGACAATTGCACAACAATTTATTTCTAGCGGGATGTACAAACATGCTTTAGTAATAGGTTGTGAAGCACTATCTAAGATAGTTGATTGGAACGATAGAAATACATGTGTATTATTTGGAGATGGAGCTGGAGCTGTAGTTTTAAGTGAAGTTGAGCAAGGATATGGAATACTCAATTCATTTCTGGGCTCAGATGGTTCTTCTGCAATGGTGCTCAATGCTCCTAGTTTATATATTTCGCAAGAAGATAAAGAAAAAAGGCAAAATAATAAGCTTAATTCATTATGGATGGATGGAACGGAAGTATTTAAGTTTGCTGTTAAGGCAATGTCTAGCGCAACATTAAAAGTACTAGAAGATTTAAATATGAGCATTGATGATTTGCAACATATTTTTCCTCATCAAGCCAATACAAGAATTATTGATGGTGCTATTAAAAAGCTTGGTGTCACAGATGATAAGTTGTATTACGTTATTCAGAAATATGGAAATATATCATCTGCATCAATACCAGTAGCATTAGATGAGGCAAATCGTGAAGGCAGACTAAAAACAGATGATAACTTAGTTTTAGTAGGTTTTGGCGGAGGATTAACTTGGGGTTCCATAGCACTTAAGTGGATTTAA
- the plsX gene encoding phosphate acyltransferase PlsX codes for MNIIVDAMGGDNAPKAIIDGCIEAINMQEGFKITLVGKSDIIQKILDENKYDKDRIDIVNATEVIEGDDTPTKAIKSKKDSSMVVGLKLIKENKGDAFISAGNTGALMTGALLLLGRIKGIDRPSLPALVPSKKNMVLLIDAGMNTVCRPINYLQFAIMGSIYMKLIYNIQKPKVGLLNVGSEDAKGNETLKNAFKMLSEGPINFVGNMEGNDITSGDIDIAVCDGYVGNVSLKLFEGAGSLLLNELKVIFTKNIITKLCYLLMKSAFKEFKTKFNADELAGAPVLGVKGLVIKSHGSSKAKTIRTAILKRAIPLVKCGVVNEIKNQFENMEVKPSDDEIR; via the coding sequence ATAAATATTATCGTTGATGCTATGGGCGGAGATAATGCACCTAAAGCTATTATAGATGGATGCATAGAAGCAATTAATATGCAGGAAGGTTTTAAAATTACTCTTGTTGGGAAAAGTGACATCATTCAAAAAATCCTAGATGAAAATAAGTATGATAAAGACAGAATTGATATTGTAAATGCTACTGAAGTCATTGAAGGTGATGATACTCCTACAAAAGCAATTAAAAGTAAGAAGGATTCATCAATGGTTGTTGGTTTGAAACTTATCAAAGAAAACAAAGGAGATGCATTTATCTCTGCAGGTAATACCGGTGCGCTTATGACGGGTGCATTGCTGTTACTAGGTCGTATAAAGGGAATTGATAGACCTTCCTTACCAGCCTTAGTGCCTTCAAAGAAGAACATGGTTTTACTTATTGATGCAGGTATGAATACTGTTTGTAGACCTATTAATTACTTACAGTTTGCAATTATGGGTTCTATATATATGAAACTTATTTATAATATTCAAAAGCCTAAAGTAGGTTTATTAAATGTTGGGTCTGAGGATGCAAAAGGTAATGAAACATTAAAAAATGCATTTAAAATGCTGTCTGAAGGACCAATCAATTTTGTTGGCAATATGGAGGGGAATGATATCACTAGTGGTGATATTGATATTGCTGTTTGTGATGGTTATGTTGGTAATGTGTCTCTTAAGCTTTTTGAAGGCGCTGGTTCTTTATTATTAAACGAACTTAAAGTGATTTTTACAAAGAATATAATAACAAAACTATGTTATTTACTTATGAAATCAGCATTTAAAGAATTTAAAACAAAATTTAATGCTGATGAACTGGCCGGGGCGCCAGTATTAGGAGTAAAAGGTCTTGTTATTAAAAGCCATGGCTCGTCTAAGGCAAAAACAATTAGGACTGCAATACTAAAACGTGCAATTCCATTAGTAAAGTGTGGAGTTGTAAATGAAATTAAAAATCAATTTGAAAATATGGAGGTGAAGCCTTCTGATGATGAAATTAGATAA